In Oxyura jamaicensis isolate SHBP4307 breed ruddy duck chromosome 23, BPBGC_Ojam_1.0, whole genome shotgun sequence, a single window of DNA contains:
- the TMEM39B gene encoding transmembrane protein 39B produces the protein MAGGRRGPNRTSYCRNPLCEPGAAGGSGHSTSSSVTGVRSRTRSGSGTGLSSPPLATQTVVPLRHCKIPELPVERSVLFELQLFFCHLVALFVHYINIYKTVWWYPPSHPPSHTSLNFHLIDFNVLTVTTIVLARRLIVAIVKEASQSSKVSLPRSVFLVITRFAVLTGTGWSLCRSIIHLFRTYSFLNLLFLCYPFGMYIPFLQLNCDFRKTSLFSQVANIGPRETGEVNFRGRDYLTVLKETWKQHTRQMYGMEAMPTHACCLSPDLIRNEVEYLKMDFNWRMKEVLVSSMLSAYYVAFVPVWFVKNTQYYDKRWSCELFLLVSISTSVILMQYLLPARYCDLLHKAAAHLGCWQKVDPALCSNVLQHQWTEECMWPQGVLVKHSKNVYKAVGHYNVAVPSDVSHFRFHFFFSKPLRILNILILLEGAVIFYQLYSLISSEKWHQTISLALILFSNYYAFFKLLRDRLVLGKAYSYSASRDSEQKLN, from the exons ATGGCAGGGGGAAGGCGGGGCCCCAACCGCACGTCCTACTGCCGAAACCCCCTCTGTGAGCCCGGCGCCGCTGGCGGCTCCGGCCACTCCACCAGTTCCTCTGTCACGGGCGTGCGCTCACGCACCAG GAGCGGTTCAGGTACAGGCCTTTCCAGCCCACCCTTGGCAACGCAGACGGTCGTTCCCCTCCGGCACTGTAAGATCCCAGAgctgcctgtggagaggagcgTGCTGTTTGAGCTCCAGCTCTTCTTCTGCCACCTCGTTGCGCTGTTCGTCCACTACATCAACATCTACAAGACCGTGTGGTGGTACCCGCCCTCCCATCCTCCTTCGCACACGTCGCTG AATTTTCATCTTATCGACTTCAACGTGCTGACGGTGACAACGATCGTCCTGGCACGCCGGCTGATCGTTGCTATTGTGAAGGAG GCGTCGCAGAGCAGCAAAGTCTCCCTGCCACGCTCGGTTTTCCTGGTGATCACCCGGTTCGCTGTTCTCACGGGCACGGGCTGGAGTTTGTGTCGATCAATAATTCACCTTTTCAGAACCTACTCGTTCCTTAATCTCCTGTTCCTCTGTTACCC gtttgGCATGTACattcccttcctccagctgaaCTGTGACTTTCGGAAGACGAGCCTCTTCTCCCAGGTGGCCAACATCGGTCCTAGAGAGACCGGCGAGGTGAACTTCAGGGGCAGAGACTACCTGACTGTCCTGAAGGAAACCTGGAAGCAGCACACCCGACAGATGTACGGCATGGAGGCCATGCCCACTCACgcctgctgcctctccccagaTCTCATCCGAAATGAGGTGGAATACTTGAAAATGGACTTTAACTGGCGGATGAAAGAGGTGCTGGTGAGCTCCATGCTCAGTGCCTACTACGTGGCCTTTGTGCCGGTCTGGTTTGTGAAG AACACTCAGTACTATGACAAGCGCTGGTCGTGTGAGCTCTTCCTTCTGGTTTCCATCAGCACGTCTGTGATTCTGATGCAGTACCTCCTGCCTGCGCGCTACTGCGACCTGCTCCACAAAGCTGCGGCGCAcctgggctgctggcagaagGTCGACCCAGCCCTCTGCTCCAATGTGCTACAGCATCA GTGGACAGAGGAGTGCATGTGGCCACAGGGAGTGCTAGTGAAACACAGCAAGAATGTGTACAAAGCTGTGGGTCATTACAACGTGGCTGTGCCATCGGACGTCTCGCACTTCCGCTTTCAC TTCTTTTTCAGCAAACCACTGAGAATCCTCAACATCCTGATCCTGCTGGAAGGAGCCGTCATCTTCTACCAGCTTTACTCGCTGATTTCTTCAGAGAAGTGGCATCAGACGATCTCACTGGCTCTGATCCTCTTCAGCAATTACTACGCCTTCTTCAAGCTGCTGCGTGACCGTCTGGTGCTGGGCAAAGCCTACTCGTATTCTGCCAGCAGAGACTCAGAGCAgaagttaaattaa